Proteins from one Planctomyces sp. SH-PL62 genomic window:
- a CDS encoding ATP-binding protein produces the protein MVTVSTRLDPRGWLELDVRDDGPGMEASILERALEPFVSGKPDHYGLGLPLARSIWRRHRGAFSIAAPLGYGTLVRLTRPPEPC, from the coding sequence GTGGTCACCGTCTCGACCCGGCTCGATCCCCGAGGCTGGCTCGAACTCGACGTCCGCGACGACGGGCCAGGTATGGAGGCCAGCATCCTCGAACGGGCCCTGGAGCCCTTCGTCTCCGGAAAGCCCGATCATTACGGCCTGGGCCTCCCCCTGGCGCGGAGCATCTGGCGACGGCACCGGGGCGCCTTCTCGATCGCGGCCCCGCTCGGGTACGGGACGCTCGTCCGCCTCACCCGACCGCCCGAGCCCTGCTGA
- a CDS encoding NPCBM/NEW2 domain-containing protein has translation MHRHDSQIGRLGAILVVLAALAGPRALAAGFTSEVDGDEPSFETLTTTGPGPTGRISSLGVDRIAVTPAGEAAAERSTSELIRVWREAATTIGEGAYVVLPDGDRITGALIGAATDAAVEVQATAIGKASVPLDAILGLVLSAPTDPDAFDQLVRRVRTEPRTSEVVWLANGDRLSGSFLGMDDRVVKLSVGGAARELAREGILALGFDPALVSYPKPEGPYLEVGLIDGSRLGLADVKLERGRVSGASRFGSRFDAPLSDVTRITPRTSAVVYLSERPVDGKSYVPYFDLVRPFQADANAEGRPLLLGGRTYERGLGTQSRTLLAYKIQPGDLKFQAIVGVDERAGPLGSVVFRVLTDGEVRFASPSLTYRDAPVAVDVDLEGAKLLILATEFGERGDVRDLADWAEARILRRP, from the coding sequence ATGCATCGACACGATTCCCAGATCGGGCGCCTCGGCGCGATCCTCGTCGTGCTGGCGGCCCTCGCCGGCCCCCGCGCCCTCGCCGCCGGCTTCACGTCCGAGGTCGACGGCGACGAGCCGAGCTTCGAGACGCTCACGACGACCGGCCCCGGCCCGACCGGCCGGATCAGTTCGCTCGGCGTCGATCGAATCGCCGTGACGCCGGCCGGAGAGGCCGCCGCGGAGCGGTCGACGTCCGAGCTGATCCGCGTCTGGCGAGAGGCCGCGACGACGATCGGAGAGGGGGCTTACGTGGTCCTCCCGGACGGCGACCGGATCACCGGCGCCCTGATCGGTGCGGCGACCGACGCGGCGGTCGAGGTTCAGGCGACGGCGATCGGCAAGGCGTCGGTCCCGCTCGACGCCATCCTCGGCCTGGTCCTCTCCGCTCCCACCGACCCGGACGCCTTCGACCAGCTCGTCCGCCGGGTGCGGACCGAGCCCCGGACCAGCGAGGTCGTCTGGCTCGCCAATGGCGATCGGCTGTCCGGCTCGTTCCTGGGCATGGACGACCGCGTCGTCAAGCTCTCGGTCGGCGGAGCCGCGCGCGAGCTGGCGCGCGAGGGGATCCTGGCCCTCGGCTTCGATCCCGCCCTGGTCTCCTATCCGAAGCCGGAAGGCCCCTACCTGGAAGTCGGCCTGATCGACGGCTCTCGCCTGGGCCTGGCCGACGTGAAGCTGGAACGAGGCCGGGTCTCGGGCGCCTCCCGCTTCGGCTCGCGGTTCGACGCGCCGCTGTCCGACGTGACGCGGATCACCCCCCGGACGTCGGCCGTCGTCTACCTCTCGGAGCGGCCGGTCGACGGCAAGAGCTACGTCCCCTATTTCGACCTGGTTCGGCCGTTCCAGGCGGACGCCAACGCCGAAGGCCGACCGCTGCTCCTGGGCGGGCGGACCTATGAACGGGGACTGGGAACTCAGAGTCGGACGCTACTGGCTTATAAAATCCAGCCCGGTGATTTAAAATTTCAGGCGATCGTGGGCGTCGATGAGCGCGCCGGCCCGCTGGGGAGCGTGGTCTTCCGCGTCCTGACCGACGGCGAGGTTCGATTCGCCAGCCCCTCGTTGACGTACCGCGACGCTCCGGTCGCGGTCGACGTCGATCTGGAAGGGGCGAAGCTCCTGATCCTGGCGACCGAGTTCGGAGAGCGCGGAGACGTCCGCGACCTGGCCGATTGGGCCGAGGCTCGCATCCTCCGCCGCCCTTGA
- a CDS encoding FAD-dependent monooxygenase encodes MSEWIDREVEVLVVGAGPSGLSLACELRRRGVPCLLIDEGDGPSPERESRALAIHAGTMEVFHRLGVADRMRAEGRAVHGISVYRGTKRIVDLRLTLSPDETRFPYILILPQARTERILLERLEELGGEVEWRTRLSSFKADLDGATAVLKDGANRETHVRAKWLIGCDGARSAVRHGLGLSFEGGEYPERFLLADVAVDWGMSADEVAVVLTNEGPMVAVPLPQDGRWRLIDGTGKADVDAPEAIVARLRELAGPISGLGGKVGGASWTSPFVIHRRVVDRYRAGRCFVVGDAAHLHSPAGGQGMNTGVQDAANLAWKLAMTIRGQGPESLLESYDAERRPVGEGVLKGTDWVMRLIAARNPLTRALRDATVASLGRLEAVRRRLSRELSELAVSYRRSPIVAEDRPGRLVATVEEGATGYNASRAFLQGPQAGDRLPDVLLAQSDPVTGLPLRLSDLVFRNTDAESQPGAGTDDAGRHVLLVFQGTKPESGAFRVDFLVEEFIPPHLANRLRAILIEPKSPIEASPAWRGERLADPANALHRRFGAEGACLYLVRPDAYIGFRARPLDPMAFRDYVKRIFL; translated from the coding sequence ATGTCCGAGTGGATCGATCGCGAGGTTGAGGTGCTCGTGGTGGGTGCGGGGCCTTCGGGCCTGAGCCTCGCCTGCGAACTGCGGCGCCGGGGCGTCCCCTGTCTGCTCATCGACGAGGGGGACGGTCCATCCCCAGAGCGCGAATCCCGCGCCCTGGCGATCCACGCCGGCACGATGGAAGTTTTCCACCGGCTGGGGGTCGCCGACCGGATGCGCGCGGAGGGGCGGGCGGTCCACGGGATCAGCGTCTATCGCGGGACCAAGCGGATCGTGGACCTGCGCCTCACCCTCTCCCCGGACGAGACCCGGTTTCCTTACATCCTGATCCTCCCCCAGGCCCGCACCGAGCGGATCCTGCTGGAACGCCTGGAGGAACTGGGGGGCGAAGTCGAGTGGCGGACGCGCCTCTCCTCGTTCAAGGCCGACCTCGACGGCGCGACCGCGGTCCTGAAGGACGGAGCAAACCGGGAGACCCACGTCCGGGCCAAATGGCTGATCGGCTGCGACGGAGCCCGAAGCGCGGTCCGGCACGGCCTGGGGCTCTCGTTCGAGGGGGGCGAGTACCCCGAGCGGTTCCTGCTGGCCGACGTGGCGGTGGATTGGGGGATGTCGGCCGACGAGGTGGCGGTCGTGCTCACGAACGAGGGGCCGATGGTCGCCGTCCCACTCCCCCAGGATGGCCGTTGGCGACTGATCGACGGAACCGGCAAGGCCGACGTCGACGCCCCCGAGGCGATCGTGGCCCGACTCCGCGAACTGGCCGGGCCGATCTCCGGCCTCGGAGGCAAGGTGGGAGGGGCGTCCTGGACCTCCCCCTTCGTGATCCACCGCCGCGTAGTCGACCGCTACCGCGCCGGGCGATGCTTCGTCGTCGGCGACGCGGCCCACCTGCACAGCCCGGCCGGGGGCCAGGGGATGAACACGGGAGTCCAGGACGCGGCCAACCTCGCCTGGAAGCTCGCCATGACGATCCGGGGCCAAGGCCCGGAATCGCTCCTGGAATCCTACGACGCCGAACGCCGGCCGGTCGGCGAAGGAGTCTTGAAGGGGACCGACTGGGTGATGCGGCTGATCGCCGCGCGGAACCCCCTGACCCGCGCCCTGCGCGACGCGACGGTCGCCTCGCTGGGCCGGCTCGAGGCCGTCCGGCGTCGGCTCTCGCGTGAGCTTTCGGAGCTGGCCGTCTCCTACCGCCGGAGCCCGATCGTCGCCGAGGACCGGCCCGGCCGGCTCGTCGCGACCGTGGAGGAAGGGGCGACCGGCTATAACGCGAGCCGGGCGTTCCTCCAGGGCCCCCAGGCCGGCGACCGCCTGCCGGACGTCCTGCTGGCCCAGTCCGACCCGGTCACCGGGCTACCCCTGCGGCTCTCGGACCTCGTCTTCCGCAACACTGACGCGGAATCCCAGCCCGGGGCCGGTACCGACGACGCCGGCCGCCACGTCCTGCTCGTCTTCCAGGGGACCAAGCCCGAATCGGGAGCCTTCCGCGTGGACTTCCTTGTGGAAGAGTTCATCCCCCCCCACCTGGCGAACCGACTCCGCGCGATCCTCATCGAGCCGAAGTCCCCGATCGAGGCCTCCCCCGCCTGGCGTGGAGAACGCCTGGCCGACCCCGCCAACGCCCTCCACCGCCGGTTCGGCGCCGAGGGAGCGTGCCTCTACCTCGTCCGGCCCGACGCCTACATTGGGTTCCGCGCCCGACCGCTGGACCCCATGGCCTTCCGCGATTACGTCAAACGCATCTTCCTCTGA
- a CDS encoding FKBP-type peptidyl-prolyl cis-trans isomerase — translation MALGFSAAATAQDENKAAKEKKMTKTESGLEYRDTKEGDGATPKKGQTCEMHYTGWLWQDGKKGKKFDSSVDRGESFEFTLGVGQVIKGWDEGVSTMKVGGKRELLIPPALGYGARGAGGDIPPNATLLFEVELLGAR, via the coding sequence ATGGCGCTGGGCTTCTCGGCCGCGGCGACGGCCCAGGACGAGAACAAGGCCGCCAAGGAGAAGAAGATGACGAAGACCGAGAGCGGGCTGGAATATCGCGACACCAAGGAAGGCGACGGCGCGACGCCCAAGAAGGGCCAGACCTGCGAGATGCACTACACCGGATGGCTCTGGCAGGATGGCAAGAAAGGCAAGAAGTTCGACAGCTCCGTCGACCGGGGCGAGTCGTTCGAGTTCACCCTCGGCGTCGGCCAGGTCATCAAGGGCTGGGACGAGGGGGTCTCGACGATGAAGGTCGGAGGCAAGCGCGAGCTGCTCATCCCCCCGGCGCTCGGCTATGGCGCCCGCGGCGCCGGCGGGGACATCCCCCCCAACGCCACGCTGCTGTTCGAGGTCGAGCTGCTCGGCGCCCGCTGA